The nucleotide window CTCTTCTCTAAAAGCAAGCTTAGAGCTGCACTCAGAACACAGAGCAATGGTCTCAGCATGGGGCCAGAAAGATTTAGAGGctgtagaaaatatttcaagttcATTAAATACCCCTAGGATGCAATAGCACAGTGCAAgccatgaaaataaatgttgacACAAAGAAAGCTAGTTTTACATAATTACTATTAATTGTGAAGTTCCTCCTGGGCAGCAAAGGATAACAACTATAACACCAGGAAAACCGTAATTGCTTCAATTCAGCATCCCAGCAGTATATCCAGAACCTAAAAACTCAAACCAATCAAGAACAAACTAACACTACAACCACCTGAACACAACTACTTGAAAGAGGTCTTTATTACATTTTAGATCATTAGCCTGCTAAGTTCTTCTAAAGTTGGCCTTCATGCCTCAaacttttttaatatatagGGTGAATACTCTTTACACATTTCTATGCTGACCTCAATGAGTTTGTTTGCtcaccattttttccccccaccaaTTATGCACCATTTTTCAAATCCAGACAGACAGAActtgcaaacacattttttcattacagaatTGCCTTTGTAAGATATTTCTCTTAATATATTACTAAATGTTTTGCTTAAGGCCACATAGCCTTCAGTGTTGTGGCTCTCCATCCTATTTCTTCAAATTTCTTGAGACATTCAGTCACAAAATTAAACACCatcaccaaaaccaaaaaatagCTTACACTCAGTGAAGCCTCCTCAAAAATGAGGCAGGTCTAGTCCAACAACAAATCTGCTAATTCACAACTCCAATGGGGTAACCTCTTGGTGCTTGCTCCTCACACAGAACACCATTTATGGAATCAGTGTTTGGCACCACTGGACAGCAGTCTCAAACCGACTGATGCCATCAGTTCATTATCCCACAGTAAAACCTTCATACCTTTCCTCTCTGAGTTTCCCACGGGGAGCTCCATGCAGCACTGActcctctcctttcttctgCACAACTGTTTAACCCTTATCTGCTCCCACACAACCACCAGCCCCTTCCCCTTCACAGCAAACCCCAACTAACACTCAGCCAGCTAacccactcttttataacaTCCATCCTTTTTGGGCATAGCTGTGACCTATTAAGGGCAAGGCTGTTTCCACTCTTTGGTAATTGGTACAGCTGCAGCTCATCAGGGGCAAGGTTGCTCCTTTAGTTCTCCTATAGCAACCAATCTCAAAAGTCAAGAAATGagaacctattttttttttttaaactcaaaacCTGAAAATTCTGTCTAAAACCTGAGGGTTTGTTCCTGGTaaattgctgcttctgctctgaaAAGATGTGCTTTACTGTTGTTGACACCAGCTCACTAGGACAAATCTCCTCGACTGGAAGTCAGCAGTTATAACTAAAATAACTAGAGTTGAACATGTCaaactacagagaaaaaaaaaatcactgtttccAGGTTAGCTTTGCTTATATTGAATATTTCACAGTGTAATTCTGAAGTAGGAAATTATTATAttctatatttaaaagaaactgaaaaccagaaatagGAATAAGCATTAATCAACTCACAATGCCTCATCAAGCAATGCACCTTAAAGTCTTGTCAGGCCAGCACTTTACCTGTTCTGCCAGACAGCTTCTTAACACAGCACACAAAGCTTTGTTCctcttgaaataatttctggaaCATACACTCTAACCAATATTTCAATACAATTAGTAAATGTGTGTCTTCAAGCTGTGTTATTTGTACTCTGCTCTCTTCCTCTGCAAGCTCCCAACAAGGGATGGTTAGAACATATGGAGCAGGAAGCCTGACAAATTGCAAAGTCAAAAGCACCTGGGTAACTCATTAGCACTGCCAGAGTTCTAGTCaggttttgttgtttaatttttcaagcaGATTTTCTAGTGATTGTTCCTGAAAGAATGAAATACAGAAGGAATACATCGAAGAAGGGAGAAGTTTAGTGTTTGCTGCTTATAAAattaacaaacagaaaaatacattaactGTACAACCattcctggaggtatttaaaatatgtgtagatgtggtgcttagggacgtggtttagtggtgggcttgtCAGCAGGATCAATGGTAggactagatgatcttaaaggtcttttccaaggGAAATGATTTGATGGTTCTATGAACGCAGCTGCTGGAATGAAAAACCTTTCCAGCTATAGGAAAACAGACATCAGCATGACTGAGCAGACATGCTAAATGACCTTACCGTGCGACAACTCGCTGGTTTGTGTACTTGACAGCATTTTGGAGTTGGGGTGGGTTTCCCGTGAAAACCGGGaaacaaacagggaaaagcGACTAACCGCGCCCTCTCGTGGTCGAGCTGCGCAACAGCCAGAGCCCGCGGGGTTCTCTCCGCGGGAACGGGGACATGGGTTAGACTCTCTAAAAGTATATCTTAGAAGATGACAAATGGGCTTTAAAATAGTAGTGCTTAATAGCATTCTcgcttttaaaaaaacctccaattTTTACCACACAATTAGACGActattcatttattttgatACGCCTAAATGTGCCTTAGAAATCTCAGCTGATAAAGTAACATGGCAGCAAGAACAACCCATAAAGTGCATACATCTAGAGCGACAAataatggggatgggaaaaCACTGATTTAACCCGGATGCCCTTTTAAAAACACAACACCTGAGTGACAGATCTTTGGCATTGGTTTGGAAAAGACATACATACCTGCCCTTCTCCTGATAACTTGGAAGAATCTCATTGAAAGGGAGAGCTGTGTCTTGCCTGCTTTTAGCCCAAGATATTCCAGATGTTAATGAGCCTAGAAAATCACTCAGTTTGGAGAACTGTCATATTCGggtagaaaattaatttaaaaaaccgTCAGTAGCAGAAATTATCTCCCTGTACTTGATGCAGCcaaatgaaatgaaagcttTAGAGTGCACGCAGGGTCGTAGCAGCTAATAATTGCTTTAATCTTGAGAACAGGTGCCGGACAcaggaagctgcaggagcagagaccTGAGACCAGGATGGGCAGAAGCAGGGAAGAAGACTGTTTATTGAACCTGCTCTTCCTGGTGTCCAAGCACTgtctgaggaggaaaaagagaagagtCTCCCTATCCAGCTGTGCACGGCGGAGGGCCGGGGCGGATGGGCTGTGACAAGAACCCTGCGTGTTGCAGGGacggccgccgccgccctgcCCTTGCCGGGCTACCTTGCCGCTAGGCAAGCGAAAGACAGGCGCGTACAAGGAGCGAGCTGCATCGCGCTCAAACACTTCACTTCGAGCTTTTCTTCGGGGGGGATAAACGCCCACAAAGTGTTACTTGCGTTAAGCGGACAACTCGGAGCAAGCGCCGCTGCGCTGGGCCGGCGGGTCCCGCGGTGCGCCCAGACCTCAGCGGGAGGGTCCCCGGAGGGCGGAGGGCAGCGGGAGCCGCGCTCCGCTCCATGTGCGCGGGCGGGGAGGAGGCGCGTCCCcacccgccgccgccgcgccgcccctcGCTCGCCTGCCagccggcaccggcaccggcggAGCGGCGCCGGGCGCGGagctgcccggccccgccgtgcccggccccgccgtgcccgcgcccccgctcccgccccgccggggTCCCGCGGAGGCGGCCGCCCGCCGGCGCTGAGCCGCGCCCGCACCTGCGAGCGGCAtcgccccgctccgctccgctctGCGCGGCCGCTGGGGCGCCCGCGGCGGCGTCTCTCCGCTGTCCCTccccccctgctccctccccgcccgccgcccgccccgtcGCCGAGCGGGAGCCGCCAGCGGTGCGCGCagagccggagccggagccggggcAGCCGCTGCCGCCCGCGCTGCCCCCCGCCTCGgcgccctgccctgcccgccgTTCCCCTCCTCCGTCCCGCCCAAGCCATGAACTTTGGCCGCGGTCCCTCGGTGGTGTTGAACGTCGGGGGCACCCGGTACTCCTTCTCCCGGGAGGTGCTGAAGGATTTCCCGCTGCGCCGGGTGAGCCGCCTGCACGGCTGCCTCTCGGAGCAGGACGTTCTGGAGGTGTGCGACGACTACGACCGGGAGCGGAACGAGTACTTCTTCGACAGGCACTCGGAGGCCTTCGGCTTCATCATGCTGTACGTCCGGCACGGCCACCTGCGCTTCGTGCCGCACATGTGCGAGCTGTCCTTCTACAACGAGATGATCTACTGGGGGCTGGAGGGCTCCCACCTCGACTACTGCTGCCAGCGCCGCCTCGACGACCGCATGTCCGAGACGTGCACCTACTACGCGGCGGAGGAGCCGAGCGGCGGCCCCGAGGGCAAGGGAAAGGGCCGGCGGCCCCCGGCAGCCGAGGGCAGAAAGTGGCTCGAGAGGATGAGGAGGACTTTTGAGGAGCCCACGTCTTCCGTGGCCGCCCAGGTCCTGGCCACCGTCTCCATCCTCTTCGTCATTGTGTCCATGGTGGTGCTGTGCGCCAGCACCCTGCCCGAGTGGCGGGCGCCGGAGAATCGCAGcgtggaggagcagagcaggtacACAGCAGAGTCAGTGAGGGAGCCCTCAGGGTAGGAGGATCCTTTATTTTCCCGCTGTCCGGTCCCCGTGTGTCCCGTCCAGTGTGTGCTTCCTGCCCCTTGTCTTGACGGTCCGTGGCTGTAGCCTCCGCCGGCGGAGACGGTCTGCGCGCCTGGGTGCCCGGCCGTGAGCCGGGGCCGGGAGGGATGTCGGGGTGTCGGGGGAGAGGCGCTGCTCCGCAGCTCCGCTTCCCCCGGGCTCTGCCGAGCGCAGGGGCCGGCGCCGAGCTCGGGtctgggcaggctggcagcGGAGCGGGGCCATCGGGGTACGGCTCCTGTTCGCAGTCAGGgtgcctctccctccctgcGGGTTCTTGGAGCTCTTATTGCCCCCTTCTAGGAGACACGGGACCACACACAGAACTTCAGACGCTCCGAAAATCAATGTATGCCTTACGATcgtgggaaaaaaaaaaggaaaataaccccCCAATACAGGTCCTTCTGCTGGAGCAGATGCAATGCCTGTTACAATTCTGCTCTGGTAAAATCCTGTATGTGGGAACAGCCTTACCCCCCCTCCTCCCTTTACATCTCGGATTCTCTATGTGGGGAACACAGGAGATGATCAAACTGCACATGGAGCTCTTGCAAATGCATCATTCAGGCACCCCAGTGTATAAATGTAACAGATGTTTACATTTCCTTTATGCATAATAAACATTGCCAAACCGTTGCAGAAAACAGGGCATGAGGTATAAGGCTCAATCCTGAGCCTCACTAATAAGGAGGAACACTTTTCCATCCTGTGACCTCAGATTAGGGTTACACTGATGAAACTCTTGCATTCACTCTTCtgttccctttctctctctccttcctcttccctgtTCCCTAGAGAACAAAATTGAGACCAGTCTGGTAGAATTTCTTCCATAAATATGACTGAcatataaagaaagaaataaacattcCTGGTATTTGctagcttttcctttttttttttttttttaaacagacagGATATTCAACAAAAAGTTTTCAGCTTCTGCTCTTCTAAAAGGGCACTACAGTGAAATTGCAGCCTTGTCATTATGAAATCATCATCTTTTACCATAGAGTTAATTGGAATGTGATATATTGTATCTTAGTAGCCAGATTAATTCCTTGGAAAGTATTTTCATAGTTTCCATTAGCCTAATGGAAAACTGCACCTGTATTTCTCATTGTAGTTGAGccaaaaaattaattgtatGAACAAAGTGAAAGCAGATGCAGTGTGAGGAGCTGTCGATTCCTGCTTAGATTCAGATATGTTAAAAGAAGGTCCTAAAGGTTCTTCCAGTTAAAAAGCCTCACTTAAGCTTAGCAAGGTTATTTCAAATAGTAGATGCTGTGAGTGACCTCTTTGTACAGCAGCAAATTGCTGAGATACTCCCAAGAGGCATGGGAAAATAGATGCAACACTACAATAGCATTAACCACATCGGTCTTGTCTTTGTTCATGTCTTCATGGTATGGGAATCAACCACAAATTTTCTCTTACAGAAAGAGTTCAGCTTGCAGAGGAACATGGCATAGGATGTGTAATTTTTCCTTCACAGTGCCTTTGTCATCAAGATCCTAATTTTACTCTTCTGAACAAGCATACTGTATACCAAGTGTTAAAAGGATAAGGTCCTTAGTACTTTTAAGTTGCAGTGTAGCCAAACAGTTCCCAGAGCAGTGAAGGCTCCTTTTAGAACCAGAAGGAGGACTACCAATGATGGCGTGAGTTTCTTTTGTACCAGCTGTAGTACTCCATGttattgcaataaaaaaaatagaaaagtttcTACCAGCTTAAAAGTTTCTACCAATGTCACAAAAATCTGTTGCATATCAGCACCAATACAGACTGGGTCATCTAATCCATGCACTCTGACTGCACAGGAACCAATCCCAATCTGATGGCAAACACATGGAAAACAGACACAAATGCATGCCTCTCTGTCCACAGGTGACCACTAATGTGGAGCCACTCCTCTCTGTTGCAAATGCTGCATCACAACTAAAAAGTCTGTTGTAGCTGGAAAAGAGCATGTTAGCTACAGTTGCTTTTAAGTGAACTGTCCAGTTTAGTTATCACTACTTACGTGTGCCATAGCATTGGACCCAACATGCTTAGTTGTAATCTGACTTTATTCACCTTTATATGTTTATGATTTCTTTACTTTGTAgttatttaatttcaaactaGTTGGGTTTGCAAAACTTAAGTAGCTAAGTGGCTTATTTGAAAGCCTGACCACAGAAATCCCATGGAAATTTCTGGGATTGCATACTCTGGCAATACATATCCCTCTTAGGTGagaaggcttttaaaaatctgtccAGTTATTTCTGATATATTTACAagtttaaaaccaaattttgtcttttgtttaTTAAACAATGTTCCTCATTAAAATAAGGAAAGTCTATCTACCATAGtaatacaaaaaattaaaaatttttccCAATAGAAATTGTTACATTAATGCTGTACACAATTAAGTTTTGACTCACATGGCACTGTAATTACTAGTATGAAGATTGTATGTTAttccaaaaatgcattttgagaAGTTTTAGGAGTGAAAATTGAATGGGCTGATCTAGAAATCCTTAGGCTGTGGATTTGGATGTAGCTGGTTATTCAGCTCAGCATGAGCCCTGGAGGTGAGGTGGGAACACCTCAGAAAACCCAGCAACTCTGATATTTTCGGTCTCTCACAATAAGCCCCCACCTTGCCTCACTGTATTAAGTCAGAAAGGTGCCACATGGATAATTTTGTGGCTGACTCCCATGGTAACTATTCCCAGAACTGCTTTGGACAGCTGTAGTGAGAACAGCTGGCCAGCAGTGTATCTCCAGCTTACCTGGACATCATCTCAGCAAGAGAGGGGGTCAGTAATTCTGGCATTTACAAAATCAGCCTCTTTAATGAGGTTTGCAGTGAGGGCTACTGGGGCTGCCAGCTAACACCAGctgtatttgttttccttgtatGAACACCTCTTCAGCAGAAGAGGAATCAAATCCACCAAACTTTTTTCACAATGGCATATGGCATTATCACTTTTCATAGTGACCATGCTCAAAGGATGAACAGCCTGTGACTATTTCTGATCCTTTGGGATAACACCCTTTAGAAGGCAACAGAGAACTCCAGGATTAAGCTTTATTCAGGGAGAGAGGGATGAGAAATCTGATCTCAGAATTTTACAGATATTACAGACACTGAAATACAATTCCCTGATTGCAGAGGGATTGCCTTTCCCAGGCCTGTTCTCAGGATGAGGGATgttattaaatttatttcattctaaGATTTTTGCTCCGTTCCCTGCCTTGGCAAGTTCCACTCAGAGCTAAAGATCTGCATTAGATTTGCAGAGTTTAGGAGCAGACAGCAGGAATGCCTTCTGTTGCTTCTGGCAGTTTCAAGTCATCTTTGCTGTCCTCTGAACTGTGCCAACAGATGCATACTGTGAGTCTCTGCTCAGGGACCTGTCCATACGCTGATTGGGAGTGTAATCTTCTAGGGAGAGCTTCTCAAGCCTGTAATAGGAAATCATTTGTAGCTGCTTGACTTACTGCCAGCACTGTTCTATCTACCTGCCTTAAACTGTTTTTCTAAGGCTAAATATGAGTAGCTTGTTAGCACTAAGAAGAGATGGTTGTCCCCTTTCCACTTAATAATCATGCTTAGGTTTGTACTGAAATAATCACTGACTTATCAAGCCTACGTGATTGCTGTGTTCTTAAGCAAAAGCAAATAATCACAGTAGTTTCTCCAAACAGCATCTCTCATCAACAGCCAGTgggcttgctttttttttttttttttttttttttttttttaatttctgcaaaatACCAGCctaaaaaaattgcatttgaatTTTAGACATACaaaaagtattatttatttatagtagTGGAATTTCAGAACCTGAATGTTTATGTTCAACATCTATTCAAAAAACAGTAAGAACTCCTTTCCTGGACAAGATCTAACTTGAATACCACATTTTTGCTAAGTTAAAACAGTGGACTGAAGGTAAAAAATGGACCCCATATGTTAAAAACACAGACATGGACTCTTCTATTGAATTTACCAGTTCTTTGAAAAATAGGGGTGAAACAAAGAACAGATCTATATcactgcctgggcacagctgagtCTTAAACTCACCAGGGCTAGGTGCCAGTCATGTTCAACATATATGGAAAAGATGCTGAGGATCTCAGGGCTCAAGATGTTTGATCCAGGTCTCCCCTTCAAGCTGTGAAAGAgattttccccttccctggggagtGATGGGTCATTACAGCCTCCCACACAAAGCACTGGGGTTTAATGCATGACAACATATAATTTCTACCAAAGCAGggacagaatggaaaaaaagccagcatGGTTTTTAATTCAGGGAAACTAGCTGTTCTGTGGCCTTTACTCCACAGTTTGTAGTGAGAAGGAAGCCCTTGATTTCAAAAGGATTAAAAAACCCGAACATTTGCTGAAAACACTCAGGAGTGTTCCTGAGCAGGAATTTCGTCATTCTAGCTACTGCTTGgacatttttcatgtttaatgTGCTTTACATGGAAATAGACTTAAGCAAGAATTTAACAAATCAGTGCTGACAGTCTTTAACCCTGTCATATACTGTCTTTAATAATATCATTTGTTTTCCTCATGTGTCCTGttgctgtgtgttttatttACAAGCTTAATAGATAATAGTGCTGCTAAGGAATATTTTGGCTTGATTTCAACCAACTCACCAGAGGATATTGAAAGTATACGAATTGGCAAGCTGAGGTAAAGAATATTCTAAGTTGAAAAAATGCTAAGATGGTTACAgcatagttttcttttttaataataacAAACTAAACTTGTTAGTGATTGAAGAAAATGATTTCTGAAATGATTTAACTCATTGTGCGTAAAGTAGCTTATTCTGAGAGGAATTATTATAGGGAACAGAAAACTGAACAGTGAAGGGATTACAGTAGGAATGAGGCTTGCAAAGGCttgattttccatttttggaCAAAAGATTCATTAGAGCAGTCTTGAAGGACTGCTAAGTACCAAGCAGCTTAAAATTTTGTGAGAAAAACTCTTTCATGTGCTTTGGTCTGGGACAGTGAACAGTAAGTTTGAGCAGGAATAGCCTGtaactaaataaaaattaggACTTAGTATTTTCTGTGATTATTCATAGAATTTGTGGGAAATCTTCAAGGAAATACTTCAtgactttgtttttaattaccCCTCTCCTTTTTAGATAACAGCtactttaaaactgaaaaacccaaccaaccaaaaactgTGATTGACATTTCTAAAATAGGTAGTATATTTTTACCAAATAAAGTCACTATTTAATTATATAGTTATAGATTTTAATACATCATTATTCCAAACATAGGCAATAAAAGCAGTCTGTCCTGTGCATATGCAGAAGAATTTTAAGAATTGGTTATAAAAAATACAGGTACTTTGGTCTTTTATTTGGCTTTAACTTCATATACTGTTAAGTTCTCCTAAAAACTAACtgttaaaatttctttccttattaGATGTAATTTATCCACTGATAAGGTTAAATATAAAGATAAGTCACTGCAAGGAGAGGGAGTCTTGATCTGAAAGTGGAAATGTAGAATGTAGCACTCCAGATTTCCCAACATGCCAGAGGTTTCTAGTTTTTCTCACCAAAGCACTCATTTTTGTGTGATTCACCAGTACTGCCAAAATCCATCTACACAGGCAAAAAAGGAGTgacaagagaggaaaaatgaaaaatgtttcacTGATGGCTGAAAAGTAAgtagaggaaggaaaaaattaaggGACACCCTTCTTCATTATCTTCTCCCCAGCCAGGAGAGAGAAGGATGGATGCAAATGGAGAAGTGGAAGTGCAGGTTGAAATAGAATGACATTAATGTATCCTCCACTGCCTTGATCTCGCTTTGTCATTTCTGCATCAATGATGTTCCTTAGCTCACTTCAGATCTCTTCTACAGGAAAATACTTCTTCAGTCCTTCCTAACTGATTTATAGTATTTCTTGTCCCAGGAACTGCCAGAGTAAAACAAAGGATTGATCGTATTTCATGGACCTTTACTTGTGCAACTATTCCCCAAAGTTATATGACCTCTGTATCAATGTGATTCATGAAGAAAATTTCTACTGTATCACAATGATCAGGACCTAACTTCCTTAAATCTCAACCCAGAGATAGCCTGTCTAAGGGGTGACAAAATGGAGGAGTCATGTTTCTGACATTATCAGGGCATCAGGAGGAAATACCAAGTGAAAAAGCTTTAAATTGTATaattacaaatttctttttcatttaaatgcttCATGTCATATAGACAACACTACCAGAGAAATCTCATAAAATGTAGAGAAATAGTCTGTTGGAATTGTTGAATATTCCTGGCTGCAACTTTCTATCCAgatacaatttttcttttaatcattACATAAGACCTCAACTAGCCAACATATAAGTATTCAGACATATAATAATTCAGACATCATCAGTTTGTCCATTACCATGATCTTGTTATTCCATTGTACTGGGAAAATCTTAGGTATTTCCTCATCATAAGTAAAAAGGATTTAAGTAAACTTACCCattaagctttttttcttgattttttttttcaaatataaagtTTCCAAAAGCTTAATTTTTAAGAGAACACCTAATTCTTAAAAGCTGGTTTTGAATTTCAAAGGTCTTTCCATCAAAAAGTGCTAAAGTGAACTAGAGTTTTACAAGCCCCTTATGAAAAAGAGCCATTTGCTTACAGAACTTCCATTGTTattcataaaaaaagaaaaacatggtCCAATTTTATGTGACTAAGTAATTAATTTATGTTCATTTAAATTTACTGTGGCTAAAATTACAATGTACCTTTTGACTTTACATCAAGTGACTTACTGTTTCTTCCAATTTTAGCTTAAAACTAAAgagaatgaatgaaaaaattaaagaaaaacaaacaaaattttagaATGCAAAACATCTATGAAAACATTAGTTTATAGAGTCTATAATTACATCAATTAGAGaattattatcattttaacAGGCCACCATCTTACTAATAACAATAGATTTCAGAATAGGTAAGAAATTATGCAGATGTGTTAGGGAAGAAGAATTTCAGGTTTGAAATGACAGTTGGATATTCACTTG belongs to Oenanthe melanoleuca isolate GR-GAL-2019-014 chromosome 3, OMel1.0, whole genome shotgun sequence and includes:
- the KCNG3 gene encoding potassium voltage-gated channel subfamily G member 3 isoform X1 — translated: MNFGRGPSVVLNVGGTRYSFSREVLKDFPLRRVSRLHGCLSEQDVLEVCDDYDRERNEYFFDRHSEAFGFIMLYVRHGHLRFVPHMCELSFYNEMIYWGLEGSHLDYCCQRRLDDRMSETCTYYAAEEPSGGPEGKGKGRRPPAAEGRKWLERMRRTFEEPTSSVAAQVLATVSILFVIVSMVVLCASTLPEWRAPENRSVEEQSRYTAESVREPSGIIEAICIGWFTAECIVRFIVSKNKCEFVRRPLNIIDLLAITPYYISVLMTVFTGENSQLQRAGVTLRVLRMMRIFWVIKLARHFIGLQTLGLTLKRCYREMVMLLVFICVAMAIFSALSQLLENGLDLGTKNKDYASIPAACWWVIISMTTVGYGDMCPITVPGRILGGICVVSGIVLLALPITFIYHSFVQCYHELKFRSARYSRSLSAEFLN